From Nymphaea colorata isolate Beijing-Zhang1983 chromosome 6, ASM883128v2, whole genome shotgun sequence, a single genomic window includes:
- the LOC116256885 gene encoding transcription factor PCL1-like: MGEGNEMVDFDAGEVRVTEWEEGLPREEELMPLSQTLFPPLLASAFSIVPEPCRSMLDVDRATQNTIRNLRRRFETGVLEHNWKTLPTSSMRDGSFVLEDDGGNGGDDCSLGEENEGKKGRRYSEGDMEEAESGLRPENSHDEQSARALKRPRLVWTPQLHKRFVDVVGHLGIKNAVPKTIMQLMNVEGLTRENVASHLQKYRLYLKRMQGLPNEGPSSSDQLFSSTPVTNSIAGRPYAGSQREESSKHMPVPMPYAAPFVPMPVVGVAHGHGPPAMPIVAPGVYNGFETHPCSGSGRYFVPQRILPGDQQREWSCNTFQSVMPYPYVTPNNK; the protein is encoded by the coding sequence ATGGGGGAAGGCAATGAAATGGTCGATTTTGATGCAGGGGAGGTGCGAGTGACGGAGTGGGAGGAGGGGTTGCCTCGCGAAGAGGAATTGATGCCTCTTTCACAGACCTTGTTCCCTCCTTTGCTCGCTTCGGCCTTCAGCATCGTGCCGGAACCTTGCCGGAGCATGCTTGACGTAGACCGTGCAACGCAGAACACGATCAGGAATCTCCGGCGCAGGTTTGAGACGGGAGTTCTGGAACACAATTGGAAAACGCTTCCGACATCCTCTATGCGTGATGGTTCTTTCGTTCTCGAGGACGATGGTGGTAATGGTGGCGATGACTGTTCCCTCGGGGAGGAAAACGAAGGCAAGAAAGGGCGGAGGTATTCGGAGGGGGATATGGAAGAGGCTGAATCTGGGCTGAGGCCTGAGAATTCACACGACGAACAGTCGGCGCGAGCGCTGAAGCGGCCGCGGTTGGTGTGGACTCCACAGCTGCACAAGCGATTTGTCGATGTCGTAGGTCATTTGGGTATCAAGAACGCGGTGCCGAAGACAATTATGCAATTGATGAACGTGGAGGGCTTGACGAGAGAGAACGTGGCCAGCCATCTGCAGAAGTACCGGCTGTATCTCAAGAGGATGCAAGGTTTACCAAATGAAGGTCCATCCTCTTCTGATCAACTCTTCTCCTCTACACCTGTGACAAACAGCATCGCTGGACGGCCTTACGCAGGTTCACAGCGTGAGGAATCATCCAAGCACATGCCTGTGCCCATGCCCTATGCCGCTCCTTTTGTCCCGATGCCTGTGGTTGGAGTAGCACATGGCCATGGTCCTCCTGCAATGCCTATCGTCGCCCCTGGTGTGTATAATGGGTTCGAGACACATCCCTGTAGTGGGAGCGGCAGATACTTCGTTCCACAGAGAATCTTACCAGGAGACCAACAAAGAGAATGGTCGTGTAACACTTTTCAGTCGGTTATGCCATATCCTTATGTTACTCCTAACAATAAATGA
- the LOC116256858 gene encoding uncharacterized protein LOC116256858, with translation MCQTMAISLSPLLPLLNLHPGTRPFFLSSLKLHHSTAISAAHFRGYTLSLPTEHNRWRSWRGRRGLRLSALPDGDVPAESAIQEAQQVISGNNDVGSSIVAFLLGAAFIGLTILTIGVIYIGVTDFLQKREKEKFEKEEATKKKKGGKKRVVRAKTGPRGFGQKLEEEGDDDI, from the exons ATGTGCCAAACGATGGCGATATCGCTATCACCATTGCTTCCGTTACTGAATCTCCATCCAGGAACTCgacccttctttctttcttctttgaaaCTCCATCATTCCACCGCAATCTCGGCTGCCCACTTCCGGGGATACACTCTCTCGCTCCCTACTGAGCATAACCGCTGGCGTTCATGGAGAGGCAGGCGAGGTTTGAGGCTCAGCGCCCTTCCTGATGGAGATGTGCCTGCAGAAAGTGCAATTCAGGAAGCCCAACAAGTTATTTCGGGGAACAACGATGTTGGGTCTTCGATAGTAGCCTTTCTTCTTGGTGCAGCGTTTATTGGTCTCACAATCCTTACAATTGGG GTCATATACATAGGTGTGACGGATTTCTTGCaaaagagggagaaggagaagttCGAGAAGGAAGAAGcgaccaagaagaagaagggtggGAAGAAGCGGGTAGTGCGAGCTAAGACGGGACCAAGGGGTTTCGGACAGAAATTGGAAGAGGAAGGTGATGATGATATCTGA
- the LOC116256889 gene encoding hsp70 nucleotide exchange factor fes1-like, translated as MAGDRPNWDGLLKWSLSHSDGTRPPRQFSEEDRKWFMEAMEAQTVDVVKRMKEITLVMNTPQQVLESQGVTTDDIEDMLDELQEHVESIDMANDLHSIGGLVPLLSYLKNSHAGIRAKAADVVTTIVQNNPRSQQLVMEANSFEPLMLNFSSDPDITVRTKALGAISSLIRHNKLGVSAFRLASGYTALKDALTSDSVRFQRKALNLIQYLLQEDKADCAVVSELGFPRIMMHLASSENADVRESALRSLLELIKGGGVTAIGGASVEESERFKQILQDQIDRISSMAPEELGAAKEERQLVDMLWKACYKEPSSLQGKGLVVLAGEDEPPPDVASTMFEPPLRAFAANRSASKKKDDPLLLGYASPAEPQSENTTGEENDSSKRS; from the exons ATGGCGGGGGACCGGCCTAATTGGGACGGATTACTGAAATGGAGCCTGTCGCACTCCGACGGGACTCGGCCTCCTCGTCAGTTCAG TGAAGAGGACAGGAAATGGTTCATGGAAGCAATGGAGGCTCAAACAGTTGATGTTGTCAAGAGAATGAAGGAAATTACTCTTGTTATGAACACCCCACAGCAGGTTTTGGAGTCTCAAGGGGTTACAACAGATGACATTGAAG ATATGTTAGATGAGCTGCAAGAACACGTCGAGTCTATTGATATGGCCAATG ATTTACATTCGATAGGTGGTCTGGTTCCATTACTTAGCTACCTAAAGAATTCACATGCTGGAATTCGTGCAAAAGCTGCGGATGTGGTAACAACTATCGTGCAAAACAATCCGAGAAGCCAGCAACTTGTGATGGAGGCTAATAGCTTTGAGCCTCTTATGCTGAACTTCAGCTCAGACCCAGATATAACCGTTCGAACCAAGGCACTCGGTGCAATATCCT CTTTGATTCGTCACAACAAGCTGGGAGTTTCTGCATTTCGTTTGGCCAGTGGTTATACTGCTCTCAAGGATGCTCTTACTTCTGACAGTGTGAGATTTCAGAG GAAGGCTCTTAACTTGATTCAGTACTTGCTGCAAGAGGACAAAGCAGACTGTGCAGTGGTTTCAGAGCTTGGGTTCCCACGGATCATGATGCACCTAGCTTCTAGCGAAAATGCAGACGTGCGAGAGAGTGCACTTCGCAGCCTTCTAGAGCTCATCAAGGGCGGTGGCGTTACTGCAATTGGAGGTGCCTCTGTTGAGGAGAGCGAGAGGTTTAAGCAGATCCTTCAGGATCAGATCGACAGAATCAGCTCAATGGCACCTGAAGAGCTGGGAGCTGCCAAGGAAGAGAGACAGCTAGTGGATATGCTCTGGAAAGCATGCTATAAGGAGCCATCATCATTGCAAGGGAAAGGGCTGGTTGTGCTCGCTGGAGAAGATGAACCACCTCCTGATGTTGCAAGCACGATGTTTGAACCACCACTTCGTGCTTTTGCAGCTAATCGAAGTGCAAGCAAGAAGAAAGATGATCCTTTGCTCTTGGGATATGCATCTCCAGCAGAGCCTCAATCTGAGAATACAACCGGGGAGgaaaatgattcttcaaaacgaAGTTAG
- the LOC116255445 gene encoding laccase-17-like isoform X2: MGIGPKATFMEYSLVWPVFVLCILSQIACAQASTGNTRYYLFRIQLKNITRLCQTKPVVTINGQFPGPKIVAREGDRLIVKVINHVSNNVTIHWHGVRQLNSAWADGPAYVTQCPIQTGQTYVYNFTITGQRGTLFYHAHDSWMRATIYGPLVILPMHNTSYPFPKPHKEVPIVFGEWFNADPEAVIAQALRTGGGPNVSDSYTINGLPGMLYNCSSKDTFKLSVTPGKTYLLRLINAALNDELFFSIANHTLTVVEADAIYTKPFKTEVVVITPGQTTNVLLHAKTCYTPVPNSTFLMAARPYATGQGTFDNSTTVGLLQYKVKQGRHYFPPTPKTSLIMPTLPALNDSSFAMNFSRKFRSLASGRFPANVPETVDRHFFFTVGLGTLPCPKNQTCQGPNGTRFSASVNNVSFVLPTTALLQSHFFGQSNGVYSTDFPSQPLIPFNYTGTPPNNTRVINDTKVVVLKYNTSVQLVMQDTSILGAESHPLHLHGFNFFVVGQGFGNYDPNKDLLNFNLLDPMERNTIGVPSGGWVAIRFLADNPGVWFMHCHLEVHTSWGLKMAWVVLDGEKPNQKLPPPPSDLPKC, translated from the exons ATGGGTATCGGTCCCAAAGCTACTTTCATGGAGTACTCTCTGGTTTGGCCTGTGTTTGTTTTGTGCATTTTGTCACAGATTGCATGTGCTCAGGCGTCCACTGGCAACACCCGGTACTACCTGTTTCGT ATACAACTGAAAAACATAACGCGGCTTTGCCAGACAAAGCCAGTCGTTACCATCAACGGGCAATTTCCAGGGCCCAAGATTGTTGCCCGTGAAGGGGACCGACTTATTGTGAAGGTGATCAATCATGTGAGCAACAATGTCACCATACACTG GCACGGAGTTCGGCAGCTCAACAGTGCATGGGCAGACGGCCCTGCTTACGTAACGCAGTGTCCAATTCAAACGGGACAAACTTATGTGTACAACTTCACAATCACAGGACAGAGAGGGACACTCTTCTATCACGCCCATGACTCTTGGATGAGGGCTACCATTTATGGGCCATTGGTCATCCTCCCCATGCATAACACGTCCTACCCTTTCCCTAAACCCCACAAAGAAGTTCCCATTGTCTTTG GGGAATGGTTTAATGCGGATCCAGAAGCGGTGATAGCTCAGGCTTTAAGGACTGGTGGAGGTCCTAATGTGTCTGATTCTTACACTATTAATGGCCTTCCAGGAATGCTTTACAATTGCTCATCTAAAG ATACTTTCAAGCTAAGCGTCACTCCCGGCAAGACGTACCTGCTTCGCCTGATCAATGCTGCACTCAATGACGAGCTGTTCTTTAGCATTGCCAACCACACTCTTACGGTGGTAGAAGCTGATGCCATCTACACAAAGCCCTTCAAAACTGAGGTTGTGGTCATAACACCAGGCCAAACCACCAACGTCCTCCTTCATGCCAAGACATGTTACACCCCTGTCCCAAACAGCACCTTCCTTATGGCTGCAAGACCGTATGCTACTGGTCAAGGAACATTTGACAACTCTACAACAGTTGGCCTCCTGCAATACAAAGTCAAACAAGGCCGCCATTACTTTCCTCCTACTCCCAAGACCTCACTCATCATGCCTACCCTTCCTGCTTTAAACGACAGCAGTTTTGCCATGAATTTTAGTAGGAAGTTTCGAAGCTTAGCAAGTGGAAGGTTTCCGGCAAACGTTCCTGAAACAGTCGACAGACACTTCTTCTTCACTGTGGGACTGGGGACTCTTCCTTGTCCTAAGAACCAAACGTGCCAAGGCCCAAACGGGACAAGGTTTTCTGCCTCCGTGAACAATGTCTCCTTCGTTCTTCCTACTACTGCACTCCTTCAATCCCACTTTTTTGGTCAATCTAATGGGGTTTACTCTACCGACTTTCCTAGCCAACCTCTTATTCCCTTCAACTACACTGGCACTCCACCAAACAATACTCGAGTGATCAACGATACCAAGGTGGTGGTTCTGAAATACAACACGAGTGTGCAGTTGGTGATGCAAGACACCAGCATTCTGGGGGCGGAGAGCCATCCCCTCCATCTTCAtggcttcaatttctttgtggTGGGACAAGGTTTTGGAAATTATGACCCAAATAAGGACCTCCTCAATTTCAATTTGCTGGACCCAATGGAGCGGAATACGATCGGAGTGCCAAGTGGAGGATGGGTGGCGATCCGGTTCTTGGCTGACAACCCAG GTGTGTGGTTCATGCATTGTCACCTGGAGGTGCACACCAGTTGGGGCCTTAAAATGGCTTGGGTGGTCTTAGATGGAGAGAAGCCCAATCAAAAGCTGCCTCCACCACCATCTGATCTTCCAAAGTGTTGA
- the LOC116255542 gene encoding laccase-17-like has translation MGVGPKATFMESLIWGICVLSICVQASAGITRHYLFRIQLKNMTRLCHTRPVVTINGQFPGPKIVAREGDRLIVKVINHASDNITIHWHGVRQLNSAWADGPAYITQCPIQTGQTYVYNFTITGQRGTLFYHAHYSWIRASVYGPLVILPMHNTSYPFPKPHKEVPIVFGEWFNADPEAVIAKALSTGGGPNVSDAYTINGLPGMLYNCSSKDTFKLNVTPGKTYLLRLINAALNDELFFSIANHTLTVVEADAIYTKPFKTEVVVITPGQTTNVLLHAKTCYTPVPNSTFLMAARPYATGQGTFDNSTTVGLMQYKVKQGSHYFPSPTPKTPFIMPTLPALNDSNFAMNFSRMFRSLASAKFPANVPQTIDRYFFFTVGLGSLPCPKNQTCQGPNGAKFSASINNVSFVLPTTDLLQAHFFGQSNGVYSTDFPSQPLIPFNYTGTPPNNTRVINDTKVVVLKYNTSVQLVMQDTIILGAESHPLHLHGFNFFVVGQGFGNYDPNKDPLNFNLVDPMERNTIGVPSGGWVAIRFLADNPGVWFMHCHLEVHTSWGLKMAWVVLDGVKPHQKLPPPPSDLPKC, from the exons ATGGGTGTCGGTCCCAAGGCTACTTTCATGGAGTCCTTGATTTGGGGAATATGTGTTCTGAGCATTTGTGTGCAGGCATCCGCGGGGATCACCCGGCATTACCTGTTTCGC ATACAACTGAAAAACATGACACGGCTTTGCCACACTAGGCCAGTGGTTACGATCAATGGGCAGTTTCCTGGCCCCAAGATTGTTGCCCGCGAAGGGGACCGACTTATTGTGAAGGTGATCAATCATGCGAGCGACAATATCACTATACATTG GCATGGAGTTCGGCAGCTCAACAGTGCATGGGCAGACGGCCCTGCTTACATAACGCAGTGTCCAATTCAAACGGGGCAAACTTATGTGTACAACTTCACAATCACAGGGCAGAGAGGGACACTATTCTATCACGCCCATTATTCTTGGATAAGGGCTAGCGTTTATGGGCCATTGGTCATCCTCCCCATGCATAACACATCCTACCCTTTCCCTAAACCCCATAAAGAAGTTCCCATTGTCTTTG GAGAATGGTTTAATGCGGATCCGGAAGCGGTGATCGCTAAGGCTTTAAGTACTGGTGGAGGTCCTAATGTCTCTGATGCGTACACGATTAATGGCCTTCCTGGAATGCTTTACAATTGCTCCTCTAAAG ATACTTTCAAGTTAAATGTTACTCCTGGCAAGACATACCTGCTTCGCCTAATCAATGCTGCACTCAATGACGAGCTGTTCTTTAGCATTGCCAACCACACTCTTACGGTGGTAGAAGCTGATGCCATCTACACAAAGCCCTTCAAAACTGAGGTTGTGGTCATAACACCAGGCCAAACCACCAACGTCCTCCTTCATGCCAAGACATGTTACACCCCTGTCCCAAACAGCACCTTCCTTATGGCTGCAAGACCGTATGCTACTGGTCAAGGAACATTTGACAATTCAACAACAGTAGGCCTCATGCAATACAAAGTCAAACAAGGCAGCCATTACTTTCCTTCTCCTACACCTAAAACACCATTCATCATGCCCACCCTCCCTGCTTTAAACGACTCCAACTTTGCTATGAATTTTAGTAGGATGTTTCGAAGCCTAGCGAGTGCAAAGTTTCCCGCAAATGTTCCTCAAACAATTGATAGGTACTTTTTCTTCACAGTGGGACTGGGGAGTCTTCCATGTCCTAAGAACCAAACGTGTCAAGGCCCAAACGGAGCAAAGTTCTCTGCATCTATCAACAATGTCTCCTTTGTTCTTCCTACCACTGACCTCCTTCAAGCCCACTTCTTTGGTCAATCTAATGGGGTTTACTCTACCGACTTTCCTAGCCAACCTCTTATTCCCTTCAACTACACCGGCACTCCGCCAAACAACACTCGCGTAATTAATGATACCAAGGTGGTGGTTTTAAAATACAACACGAGCGTCCAGTTGGTGATGCAAGACACCATCATTCTGGGGGCGGAGAGCCATCCCCTCCATCTTCATGGCTTTAATTTCTTTGTGGTGGGACAAGGTTTTGGCAATTATGACCCCAATAAGGATCCCCTCAATTTCAATTTGGTAGACCCAATGGAGCGGAATACGATCGGAGTGCCAAGTGGAGGATGGGTGGCGATTCGGTTCTTAGCTGACAACCCAG GTGTGTGGTTCATGCATTGTCACCTGGAGGTGCACACCAGTTGGGGCCTTAAAATGGCTTGGGTGGTCTTAGATGGAGTGAAGCCCCATCAAAAACTGCCTCCACCACCATCTGATCTTCCAAAGTGTTGA